The following are encoded together in the Triticum dicoccoides isolate Atlit2015 ecotype Zavitan chromosome 6B, WEW_v2.0, whole genome shotgun sequence genome:
- the LOC119325571 gene encoding pathogenesis-related protein PRB1-3-like — protein sequence MKPLAALLVSSLHIHCLCLLLRGALATAPAPGAHYKYNATVYNVSAARCAGCVGGGDGTAAGSALGGLGAWAEAVEFLYYHNAVRMARWELPLAWSPRLESYARSWAAQRRADCALRHSFPEGQFALGENIFWGGAGAAWRPGDAVKDWAAEGVDYSYAANACAPGRECGHYTQIVWRRTAYVGCARVLCDDGGVFMTCNYYPPGNVVGERPY from the coding sequence ATGAAGCCTCTCGCCGCTCTGCTCGTCTCCAGCCTCCACATCCACTGCCTCTGCCTGCTACTCCGGGGAGCACTCGCCACGGCGCCGGCGCCGGGAGCCCACTACAAGTACAATGCGACGGTGTACAACGTCTCCGCGGCGCGGTGCGCGGGGTGCGTCGGCGGAGGAGACGGCACCGCCGCCGGCTCGGCGTTGGGCGGCCTTGGCGCGTGGGCGGAGGCGGTGGAGTTCCTCTACTACCACAACGCGGTGCGGATGGCGCGGTGGGAGCTACCGCTGGCGTGGTCGCCGCGGCTGGAGTCGTACGCGCGGTCGTGGGCGGCGCAGCGCCGGGCGGACTGCGCGCTGCGGCACTCGTTCCCGGAGGGCCAGTTCGCGCTGGGCGAGAACATCTTCTGGGGCGGGGCCGGCGCCGCGTGGCGGCCCGGGGACGCCGTCAAGGACTGGGCGGCGGAGGGCGTGGACTACTCGTACGCCGCCAACGCGTGCGCGCCGGGGCGGGAGTGCGGCCACTACACGCAGATCGTGTGGCGCCGCACCGCCTACGTCGGCTGCGCGCGCGTCCTGTGCGACGACGGCGGCGTCTTCATGACATGCAACTACTACCCGCCCGGCAACGTCGTCGGGGAGCGGCCCTACTGA